The Salvia miltiorrhiza cultivar Shanhuang (shh) chromosome 1, IMPLAD_Smil_shh, whole genome shotgun sequence genome has a window encoding:
- the LOC131005057 gene encoding uncharacterized protein LOC131005057 has protein sequence MSEKGREMTKEEEEVILDHFLHDHPLALTETRVESICHCCRRRFYGEVGYSCSKKCGSDFVIHEECAEMPRSITHPTHPPQHTLTQTKETWAGECAVCELDMRSEVGYHCSSSGCYFHMHMRCASSMGVMCVAGDDHSMSHPQHQLRSWRRPGRSCSFRCDACGTRQHGSSYVCVACQYWIHESCAALALTAQFPHHQHPLSLDFHFPIEYVMFNFKCDICRKPLLRKHWVYHCRLCRYVVHIKCAITASSVPPNTLDNEVDVGEDEDVIQFPINDIAEELIRPFVMRVGAAHDEEEENINAGKYKFHNHHHQLSLVSSSSSPSHDDHQEEEENSSDDDDYNLNYGQTSKLVCDGCTAPIYHEKKKSSSSSHINYYSCVEGKYFLHWACFRLPLELRPSQPFHRQHKKQLLRLQTCPKLDWIKCSICKFYTNGLYYSCAECEFKADIKCSSLPSTIKHEAHPQRHHYLKLVDGEDYKDSLHIRCIGCSEFLLHPGAIFYTCQKCEFNLCCRCVLLPGTADTRWLDKHALPLAFEAAVNHPEKFYCDECEKEMNPKCWMYHCRHCDASYHPRCLPTVAPYCRDFKYGREFAIAAIHHHPLTLERFFTKLRCHVCGNKERNDVGFRCASCNFFACGCGEWSNDDVLPLD, from the exons atGAGTGAGAAAGGAAGAGAGATGACAAAGGAGGAAGAGGAGGTGATTCTTGATCATTTCTTGCACGACCATCCACTTGCTCTAACCGAAACTCGCGTGGAAAGCATATGCCACTGCTGTCGGAGGCGCTTCTACGGCGAAGTAGGCTATAGCTGCAGCAAGAAATGCGGCAGCGATTTCGTAATACACGAAGAATGTGCAGAAATGCCGAGAAGCATCACGCATCCCACGCACCCTCCCCAACACACGCTTACCCAAACGAAAGAAACGTGGGCGGGGGAATGCGCGGTCTGTGAGCTGGATATGAGGTCAGAGGTGGGCTACCACTGCTCGAGCAGCGGCTGCTACTTCCACATGCACATGAGATGTGCATCCAGCATGGGCGTCATGTGTGTGGCTGGTGATGATCATAGCATGAGCCACCCGCAGCACCAACTGAGGTCGTGGCGCCGGCCCGGGAGGTCGTGCTCGTTCAGGTGCGACGCGTGCGGGACGAGGCAGCACGGGTCCTCGTACGTGTGCGTCGCTTGCCAGTACTGGATACACGAGAGCTGCGCGGCCTTGGCCCTCACCGCGCAGTTCCCCCACCACCAGCACCCGCTCTCCCTCGATTTTCACTTCCCCATAGAATATGTCATGTTTAACTTCAAATGTGATATATGTCGTAAGCCGTTGCTGCGGAAACATTGGGTGTATCATTGCAGACTTTGCAGATATGTCGTCCATATCAAGTGCGCCATCACTGCATCCTCAGTACCTCCCAATACTTT AGATAACGAGGTGGATGTAGGTGAAGACGAAGATGTGATTCAATTCCCAATAAACGACATAGCTGAGGAGCTGATCAGACCTTTTGTTATGAGAGTAGGTGCAGCTCatgatgaggaggaggagaaCATCAATGCCGGCAAATACAAATTTCATAACCACCATCATCAACTTAGTTTagtctcatcatcatcatctcctTCTCATGATGAtcatcaagaagaagaagaaaacagtagtgatgatgatgattataaTCTTAACTATGGACAAACATCAAAATTGGTTTGTGATGGGTGCACTGCACCCATATATCACGAGAAAAAGAAgtcatcatcttcttcacacATTAATTACTACAGCTGTGTGGAAGGCAAATACTTTCTTCACTGGGCGTGCTTCCGCTTACCCCTGGAGTTGAGACCTTCTCAACCATTCCACCGCCAACACAAGAAGCAACTGTTGAGGCTTCAAACTTGTCCCAAACTGGACTGGATCAAGTGCAGTATCTGCAAGTTTTATACAAATGGACTCTATTATTCATGTGCAGAATGCGAGTTCAAAGCAGATATAAAGTGCTCTTCTCTGCCCAGCACCATCAAACACGAGGCTCACCCGCAGCGCCACCACTATCTCAAACTGGTTGACGGAGAGGATTACAAAGACTCTCTCCACATCCGCTGCATCGGCTGCAGCGAATTTCTCCTACACCCGGGAGCCATATTCTACACGTGCCAAAAATGCGAGTTCAACTTGTGCTGCAGATGCGTTCTGCTGCCGGGAACAGCCGACACGCGGTGGCTGGACAAGCACGCGCTGCCGCTGGCATTTGAGGCGGCCGTGAACCACCCTGAGAAATTCTACTGCGATGAATGTGAGAAGGAGATGAATCCCAAGTGCTGGATGTATCACTGCCGCCACTGTGATGCCTCTTATCACCCCAGATGCCTTCCTACTGTAGCACCCTACTGTAGAGACTTCAAGTATGGGAGGGAATTCGCCATTGCCGCCATTCACCACCATCCTCTCACGCTTGAACGTTTCTTCACAAAACTTCGTTGTCACGTTTGTGGTAATAAAGAGCGAAATGATGTTGGATTTCGATGTGCATCGTGCAACTTCTTCGCCTGTGGATGCGGTGAATGGTCCAACGATGATGTTCTTCCCCTCGATTGA